Proteins encoded by one window of Shewanella avicenniae:
- a CDS encoding class I SAM-dependent methyltransferase — translation MPPYPSEGTSLVSRTPFDIYFDADNSALSAIAARWQLQHTQDALFELKLVAEQLTLFKRDEPKLGGISVDFIEGAVAHRRKFGGGRGQAIAKAAGLKQGVNPTVLDGTAGLGRDAFVLASLGCTVSLVERHPVVAALLEDGLQRAYQNAEIGGWMQQRMQLLPSHHIELLAETMADSVDVVYLDPMYPHREKSALVKKEMRVFQTLVGSDDDADALLAPALQIARKRVVVKRPDYAEDLAGQKPSTVIETKKNRFDVYVKAAMTD, via the coding sequence ATGCCGCCATATCCATCTGAAGGAACCTCGCTAGTGAGCCGTACGCCGTTTGATATCTATTTTGATGCTGACAATAGCGCCCTCAGTGCCATTGCTGCCCGCTGGCAACTACAGCACACCCAAGACGCGTTATTCGAACTCAAACTGGTGGCCGAGCAACTGACCTTATTCAAGCGCGATGAACCTAAACTTGGCGGCATCAGTGTCGATTTTATTGAAGGTGCCGTGGCGCATCGACGTAAATTTGGTGGTGGTCGCGGCCAAGCGATTGCGAAAGCGGCGGGGTTAAAACAAGGGGTGAATCCCACAGTGCTGGATGGCACTGCCGGGCTGGGGCGCGACGCATTTGTGTTGGCCAGCCTTGGCTGCACAGTCTCCTTAGTTGAACGTCACCCCGTGGTGGCGGCATTACTGGAGGATGGCTTACAGCGCGCCTATCAAAATGCGGAGATCGGTGGCTGGATGCAGCAGCGGATGCAGCTCTTGCCGAGCCATCATATTGAACTGCTGGCTGAAACCATGGCTGACAGTGTTGATGTGGTCTACCTCGACCCTATGTACCCACACCGCGAAAAATCAGCATTGGTGAAAAAAGAGATGCGGGTTTTTCAAACCTTAGTGGGCAGTGATGATGATGCCGACGCCCTGTTAGCACCGGCGTTGCAGATCGCGCGTAAGCGGGTAGTGGTCAAACGTCCTGATTACGCCGAAGACCTTGCAGGCCAAAAGCCTTCAACCGTGATTGAAACCAAGAAAAACCGTTTTGATGTTTACGTCAAAGCCGCGATGACGGATTAA
- a CDS encoding efflux RND transporter periplasmic adaptor subunit, producing the protein MRHFVKVASGISMALWLSACGGEAPQAKGPQGPAGATEVGVIEVQSSSQALTTQLPGRSRAYLEAEVRPQVSGIIIKQGFVEGTEVKPGQSLYQIDPATYQASVVSAEADLERAKASLASAKATYKRYTELTKTDFISKEDFDTAEAAYKEAQAAVSVAEAALNTAKINLEYTAVKAPIAGQIGISTVTPGALVTANQANALATIQQLDPIKIDIVQSSAQMLRLKSSLKAGQLKASDDATVKLMLEDGSIYDQTGTLKFAEVSVDQSTGSVTLRAEFPNPDHTLLPGMYVRAIVNAGVDPQAIMVPQKVVSHNAKGQAVVMVVNDQNVVEARVVTTAQVINHQWRITSGLKAGEKVVIEGLQRIRPGAPVTTKVVSAE; encoded by the coding sequence ATGCGGCATTTTGTCAAAGTTGCCTCAGGTATAAGCATGGCATTGTGGTTGTCCGCTTGTGGCGGGGAGGCCCCGCAAGCCAAAGGGCCACAAGGTCCAGCAGGCGCTACCGAAGTTGGTGTTATTGAAGTTCAATCTTCTTCTCAAGCGCTCACCACCCAACTGCCGGGTCGCAGCCGCGCCTACCTTGAAGCGGAGGTTCGTCCTCAAGTATCAGGCATCATTATCAAACAGGGTTTTGTTGAAGGCACTGAAGTAAAACCAGGCCAGTCACTGTATCAGATTGACCCTGCCACCTACCAAGCAAGCGTGGTAAGTGCCGAAGCCGATTTGGAACGCGCCAAAGCTAGCTTGGCCTCAGCCAAAGCCACCTATAAGCGTTATACCGAGCTGACCAAAACTGACTTCATCAGTAAGGAAGATTTCGACACGGCTGAAGCGGCGTATAAAGAAGCCCAAGCAGCTGTCAGCGTGGCAGAAGCGGCATTAAACACAGCCAAAATCAATCTTGAATATACCGCAGTAAAAGCGCCAATCGCTGGCCAAATCGGCATTTCAACGGTGACCCCGGGTGCATTGGTGACGGCTAACCAAGCAAACGCCCTAGCGACAATTCAACAGCTTGACCCGATCAAGATTGATATCGTGCAATCTAGCGCACAGATGCTGCGCCTGAAGTCGAGCCTGAAGGCTGGTCAACTAAAAGCCAGTGATGACGCCACCGTGAAGCTGATGCTGGAAGATGGCAGCATCTACGATCAAACCGGTACGCTGAAATTTGCTGAAGTGAGTGTTGATCAAAGCACAGGTTCAGTAACACTGCGCGCTGAATTCCCGAACCCAGACCACACCCTGCTGCCAGGCATGTACGTGCGCGCCATTGTTAATGCCGGCGTCGACCCACAAGCGATTATGGTGCCGCAAAAGGTGGTATCACATAACGCCAAAGGCCAAGCCGTAGTGATGGTGGTTAACGACCAAAACGTAGTGGAAGCACGCGTGGTGACCACAGCGCAAGTGATCAATCACCAATGGCGTATTACCAGCGGCTTGAAAGCTGGTGAAAAAGTGGTGATTGAAGGGCTGCAACGTATTCGCCCTGGCGCACCAGTGACCACAAAAGTCGTATCAGCAGAGTAG
- a CDS encoding TniB family NTP-binding protein, translating to MTQLLSEHQIQLLNQFSDCLIEHTQVKQIFEDFDQLRASRLFHSDPQCMLLTGDTGVGKSHLINHYQKRVASLQTASRTNHPILVSRIASGKGIDHTFAQILSDLELFGSHRRTGQRGLQQDLRKDTVKCLINAKVELLIINEFQEVIEFKSPQERQLIANALKYLSEAAKLPIVLVGMPWAEKIADEPQWSSRLIRRRQLSYFDIISDEGQKYFKRYLKGLANNIPLEIRPALEQAEFAIPLFAASKGENRILKHLLTETLRHALLNNSSTLEREHFMASHDSLFGTLQPNPFKVAPDKLKFSRVAKASYYNPDALSQDDLIVSRQYTEANRTLQEWIAAS from the coding sequence ATGACACAACTATTGAGTGAACATCAAATACAATTGCTCAATCAGTTTAGCGACTGCCTCATTGAGCACACTCAGGTAAAACAAATATTTGAAGATTTTGATCAGTTGAGAGCAAGCCGGTTATTCCATTCTGATCCGCAATGCATGCTACTGACTGGCGATACGGGTGTAGGGAAAAGCCATTTAATTAATCACTATCAGAAGCGCGTAGCATCTTTGCAAACGGCATCGCGCACTAACCACCCAATTTTGGTATCCCGCATTGCCAGTGGCAAAGGCATTGACCATACATTTGCTCAAATCCTGTCAGATTTGGAGTTGTTTGGTAGTCATCGCAGAACCGGACAGCGAGGTTTGCAACAAGATTTAAGGAAAGATACCGTCAAATGCTTAATAAATGCGAAAGTTGAATTACTAATCATCAATGAATTTCAGGAAGTCATTGAATTCAAGTCTCCTCAAGAGCGCCAGCTCATCGCCAACGCTTTAAAGTATCTCAGTGAGGCCGCAAAACTACCGATAGTTCTTGTGGGGATGCCTTGGGCGGAAAAAATTGCAGATGAACCCCAATGGTCATCACGATTAATACGAAGACGGCAGCTAAGCTACTTTGACATCATCTCGGATGAAGGTCAGAAATACTTCAAACGTTATCTCAAAGGGCTTGCCAATAACATACCTCTTGAAATCAGACCAGCTCTCGAACAAGCCGAATTCGCGATACCGCTGTTTGCTGCAAGTAAAGGCGAAAACCGCATACTCAAACACCTGCTCACCGAAACATTGCGCCATGCTTTGCTGAACAACTCTTCGACACTAGAAAGAGAGCATTTTATGGCCTCGCACGATTCACTATTTGGTACTTTACAACCAAATCCTTTTAAGGTGGCCCCTGATAAGTTGAAGTTTTCGCGCGTTGCCAAGGCTTCGTACTACAATCCCGATGCCCTTTCTCAGGACGATTTGATCGTTTCACGTCAATACACTGAAGCAAATCGTACACTACAAGAGTGGATAGCGGCTAGTTAG
- a CDS encoding lytic transglycosylase domain-containing protein codes for MLLTPPQNPIAACICSRHRRSAALLGCSLLLLNCMQLHAEDSQERVFRYKNAKGVVVFSDQQPENQPFEVLLYDCYACNPDSTVDWQHTPLFTEPYQQEINLAAAQHKLDPALIRAVIHAESAFNPAARSKTGAVGLMQLMPETAKSVGVSNRYNPQDNIDGGSRYLAKLLQRFNGNIQLACAAYNAGPTLVSQLGAVPDYPETQSYVKRVQILLQRYRQH; via the coding sequence ATGCTGCTAACACCACCACAAAATCCCATTGCAGCATGCATTTGCAGCCGACATCGCCGTAGCGCAGCCTTGCTTGGCTGTAGCCTACTGCTGCTCAATTGTATGCAACTTCATGCTGAAGATAGCCAAGAACGGGTGTTTCGTTACAAAAATGCAAAAGGTGTGGTAGTTTTTAGTGATCAACAACCTGAAAATCAACCCTTTGAAGTGTTGTTATATGATTGCTATGCCTGCAACCCAGACTCCACCGTCGACTGGCAGCACACGCCGCTATTCACTGAGCCGTATCAGCAAGAGATCAACTTAGCCGCCGCCCAGCATAAATTGGATCCCGCACTGATTCGCGCAGTGATCCACGCCGAATCCGCGTTTAATCCGGCGGCGCGCTCGAAAACCGGAGCTGTGGGGTTAATGCAGTTGATGCCAGAAACGGCGAAATCGGTAGGGGTGAGTAACCGCTATAATCCGCAAGATAATATCGACGGCGGCAGTCGCTACCTCGCCAAACTGTTGCAGCGCTTTAACGGCAATATTCAATTGGCCTGCGCCGCCTATAACGCAGGCCCAACCTTGGTGAGTCAACTCGGTGCAGTGCCGGATTACCCCGAAACCCAAAGTTACGTCAAACGGGTACAGATTTTATTGCAGCGCTATCGTCAGCATTAA
- a CDS encoding efflux RND transporter permease subunit produces MARFFIDRPIFAWVIAILIMLSGVLAIESLPVAQYPKIAPPTVVVSATYPGASAKTVEDSVTQVIEQRMTGLDHMRYITSNSDSFGNAQVTITFNAEADPDIAQVQVQNKLQTAMTLLPQEVQAQGVRVNKSTSGFLMVLGFISEDGSMNKADIADFIGSTIQDPMSRVSGVGETQLFGAQYAMRIWLDPLKLTQYNLTTADVTAAIQSQNAQVAAGQFGGAPAVPGQELNATITAQSRLQTPAQFRRIILKSNAAGANVYLEDVARVELGAENYTITSLYNGQPASGLAIRLATGANALDTADAVRAKLDELKPNFPQGLKVIYPYDTTPFVKKSIEGVVHTLLEAIVLVFVIMYLFLQNFRATLIPTIAVPVVLLGTFAILSAAGYSINTLTMFAMVLAIGLLVDDAIVVVENVERVMAEEGLSPKEATKKSMGQITGALIGIGATLSAVFVPMAFMSGSTGVIYRQFSITIVSAMALSVIVAIVLTPALCATMLKPVKKGSTHANTGFFGWFNRSFERFTNGYESVVAKFIKRSFRMMVVYAGFVAIVAFLFTRMPTAFLPDEDQGMLMTVATLPPNSSQESTEQVLKKVSDMYQQEHAVNSVFTVAGFSFAGRGQNMGMAFVNLKDWSERTAPQDKVQALAGRMMGAFSQFKDAMVFAFVPPAIIELGTANGFDVYLQDLTGQGHEALVQARNQMLGMAAQNPKLMAVRPNGQEDAPMYKLNVDHEKLKALGVEISTVNQTLATAWGSSYINDFIDRGRVKRVYVQGEAKYRMQPDDLDKWYVRNNSGSMVPFSAFATGEWEYGSPRLERFNGLPAVNIQGAAAPGFSTGEAMEEMETLAKQLPPGFGLAWNGISYEERLSGNQAPGLYALSLLVVFLLLAALYESWSVPFAVILVVPLGIIGALLAMDGRGLSNDVFFQVGLLTTVGLATKNAILIVEFAKEYYEKGAGLVEATLHAVRVRIRPILMTSLAFGLGVVPLTVSSGAGSGSQHAIGTGVLGGMMSSTFLGIFFIPIFFVVVERLFVKPKEKTDSAKAE; encoded by the coding sequence ATGGCACGCTTTTTTATCGATCGCCCCATTTTTGCGTGGGTGATCGCAATACTTATCATGCTATCGGGCGTGTTGGCGATTGAGTCGCTGCCCGTAGCGCAGTATCCGAAAATCGCTCCTCCGACAGTGGTTGTTTCAGCCACTTACCCTGGGGCGTCCGCAAAAACCGTTGAAGACTCCGTCACTCAGGTGATTGAGCAGCGGATGACAGGTCTTGACCATATGCGTTATATCACCTCAAACAGTGATAGCTTTGGTAACGCGCAAGTCACCATCACCTTCAACGCTGAAGCCGATCCCGATATCGCGCAGGTTCAAGTGCAGAACAAACTGCAAACCGCGATGACCTTGCTGCCACAAGAAGTGCAAGCACAAGGGGTACGGGTCAACAAGTCGACCTCAGGCTTCTTGATGGTATTGGGCTTTATCTCGGAAGATGGCTCAATGAACAAGGCGGATATCGCCGACTTTATCGGTTCGACCATTCAAGACCCAATGAGCCGGGTATCTGGTGTAGGTGAAACACAGTTGTTTGGTGCCCAATACGCTATGCGTATTTGGCTCGATCCGCTGAAACTGACCCAATACAACCTGACCACCGCCGATGTGACCGCAGCGATTCAATCGCAAAACGCCCAAGTGGCCGCCGGTCAATTTGGTGGTGCGCCTGCAGTACCGGGGCAAGAGCTGAACGCGACCATTACCGCGCAAAGCCGTTTGCAAACCCCAGCGCAGTTCCGCCGTATCATTCTGAAATCTAACGCAGCCGGTGCCAATGTTTACTTAGAAGACGTTGCCCGCGTTGAGCTAGGCGCAGAAAACTACACCATCACCTCACTGTATAACGGTCAACCTGCGAGTGGTTTGGCGATCCGTTTGGCCACCGGTGCCAACGCACTGGATACTGCCGATGCGGTTCGCGCCAAGTTGGATGAGTTAAAGCCTAACTTTCCGCAAGGCTTAAAGGTGATCTATCCATACGACACCACCCCATTCGTGAAGAAATCTATCGAAGGGGTTGTGCATACGCTGCTGGAAGCGATTGTACTGGTGTTCGTGATTATGTATCTGTTCTTGCAGAACTTCCGTGCAACATTGATCCCAACAATTGCGGTGCCTGTGGTACTGCTGGGCACCTTCGCGATTCTGTCTGCTGCCGGTTACTCGATTAACACCTTGACCATGTTCGCTATGGTGCTCGCCATCGGTTTGTTGGTGGACGACGCGATTGTGGTGGTGGAAAACGTGGAGCGGGTGATGGCCGAAGAAGGCCTGAGTCCGAAAGAAGCCACCAAGAAATCGATGGGGCAGATCACTGGCGCCTTGATTGGTATCGGAGCCACCTTATCAGCGGTATTCGTGCCGATGGCGTTTATGTCAGGCTCAACTGGGGTGATTTACCGTCAGTTCTCGATCACCATCGTCTCGGCAATGGCACTGTCAGTGATTGTGGCGATTGTGTTGACACCGGCATTGTGTGCCACCATGTTGAAACCAGTTAAGAAGGGTTCAACCCACGCGAACACCGGCTTCTTCGGTTGGTTTAACCGCAGCTTTGAACGATTCACCAATGGCTATGAAAGCGTGGTGGCCAAGTTCATCAAGCGCTCATTCCGCATGATGGTGGTTTACGCTGGATTTGTGGCGATTGTGGCGTTTTTATTCACCCGTATGCCAACCGCGTTCTTGCCTGATGAAGACCAAGGTATGTTGATGACTGTGGCAACCTTGCCACCTAACTCATCACAAGAAAGCACCGAGCAAGTGCTGAAGAAAGTGTCTGACATGTATCAGCAAGAGCATGCAGTTAACTCAGTGTTTACCGTGGCAGGCTTCAGTTTCGCCGGTCGTGGTCAAAACATGGGGATGGCGTTCGTTAACCTGAAAGATTGGTCTGAACGTACTGCACCGCAAGATAAAGTCCAAGCCCTTGCTGGCCGTATGATGGGTGCGTTCTCGCAATTTAAAGATGCGATGGTATTCGCCTTCGTTCCACCAGCCATTATTGAACTGGGTACCGCCAACGGTTTCGACGTTTATCTGCAAGACTTGACAGGTCAAGGCCACGAAGCGCTGGTACAGGCGCGCAACCAGATGCTAGGCATGGCAGCGCAAAATCCTAAGTTGATGGCAGTGCGTCCTAATGGCCAAGAAGATGCGCCAATGTATAAGCTGAACGTAGACCACGAGAAGCTGAAAGCCTTGGGCGTTGAAATAAGTACCGTTAACCAAACGCTGGCAACTGCATGGGGTAGTTCATACATCAACGACTTTATCGACCGAGGTCGGGTAAAACGCGTGTATGTCCAAGGTGAAGCCAAATACCGTATGCAACCAGACGACTTAGATAAGTGGTATGTGCGCAACAACAGTGGCTCAATGGTGCCATTCTCGGCGTTCGCAACTGGCGAATGGGAATATGGCTCACCTCGTCTAGAACGTTTCAACGGCTTGCCTGCGGTGAACATTCAGGGCGCAGCAGCACCTGGGTTCAGTACCGGTGAAGCAATGGAAGAGATGGAAACACTGGCTAAACAACTGCCGCCTGGTTTTGGTTTGGCGTGGAACGGGATCTCTTACGAGGAACGTCTGTCAGGTAACCAAGCGCCAGGCTTGTATGCATTGTCGCTATTAGTGGTGTTCCTGCTGCTGGCCGCCTTGTATGAAAGCTGGTCGGTGCCATTTGCGGTTATTCTGGTGGTGCCATTGGGTATTATTGGTGCGTTGCTGGCGATGGATGGTCGCGGACTGTCAAACGACGTGTTCTTCCAAGTTGGCTTGTTGACCACCGTCGGTCTGGCGACCAAGAACGCCATTTTGATCGTGGAATTCGCTAAAGAGTACTACGAGAAAGGCGCAGGCTTGGTAGAGGCAACCCTACACGCGGTACGGGTGCGGATCCGTCCAATTCTGATGACCTCACTGGCGTTTGGTCTCGGGGTTGTACCGTTAACCGTCAGCAGTGGCGCAGGCTCAGGCAGCCAACACGCCATTGGTACTGGGGTACTCGGCGGTATGATGAGCTCAACCTTCTTGGGTATCTTCTTTATCCCAATCTTCTTCGTGGTGGTTGAACGTCTGTTCGTGAAGCCAAAAGAGAAAACGGATAGCGCCAAGGCAGAATAA
- a CDS encoding TnsA endonuclease N-terminal domain-containing protein, translating to MYIRDLRKASPNKNVFKFASTKNGEVVLCESPLEFDACFHHEYNSHVKSFKSQPEGFRYTFNGKSLPYTPDMLLEFNDSSYCFHEYKPYSRTQNFEFQQKFAAKRIAAQAIGIPLYLITDKQIRTHVTLDNLKLIHRYSGFYETTEIQKQLLQLIANSGGESSLSSLARQLKLSNADARRIMLELMSQRRISTDIHSQTLMFDPLLSLCQ from the coding sequence GTGTACATTCGTGACCTAAGAAAGGCCTCACCGAACAAGAACGTCTTCAAGTTTGCCAGCACCAAAAATGGTGAAGTGGTGCTTTGTGAAAGCCCTTTGGAGTTTGATGCGTGTTTTCATCACGAATATAACAGCCACGTAAAATCCTTCAAAAGTCAGCCAGAAGGATTTCGATATACGTTCAATGGGAAATCCCTACCTTACACACCGGACATGTTGTTAGAATTCAATGACAGCTCATATTGTTTTCACGAATACAAGCCATATAGTCGTACTCAAAATTTTGAATTTCAGCAAAAATTTGCTGCAAAAAGAATCGCGGCCCAAGCTATTGGGATTCCGCTGTACTTGATCACAGACAAGCAGATTCGAACTCACGTTACTCTCGATAATCTTAAGCTCATTCATCGCTACAGTGGTTTTTATGAAACGACTGAAATACAAAAACAACTACTGCAACTCATAGCAAATTCCGGAGGAGAGAGCTCACTGTCTTCATTAGCACGCCAACTTAAACTTAGTAATGCTGACGCTCGACGTATTATGTTAGAGCTAATGAGTCAGCGGCGTATAAGTACAGACATTCATAGCCAGACTCTCATGTTTGACCCGTTGTTGAGTCTGTGCCAATGA
- a CDS encoding Mu transposase C-terminal domain-containing protein: MMDFKDEFDPSQLTPQQTPAQYIKLDEAVILPRDLQTYSEDQQALATKKLILLSQIESRLSGGWTEKNLTPILNELFEDDHENCPSWRTVARWNKALKDTQGSVSSLAEQHHRKGNRTAKVTGDEVFFEEALSRFLDSKRPDIARAYEFYKDRIIIANEHIVEGKIPIISYTSFAKRIKKLPPYEQVLARFGKSIADQWFSYCASHEPPTRILQRVEIDHTPLDLIVIDDKLNIPLGRPYLTLILDVYSGCILGFHISFNPPSYDSTAKAISHAIKPKNFTHLDIELLNDWPCYGKFETLIVDNGAEFWSESLELACKDAGINIQYNPTGKPWLKPHVERIFGVINQYFLSEMPGKTFSNILKKYNYNPAKHAAIRFSTFINEFHRWVVDVYHQQPDSRMTRIPIVKWRENFEILPPLMITPNNEQRFNAIMGKTVTRKLTKNGFTLEGLRYDSTALADYRKQYPQSQKSSQKTIKIDPDDIANIKVFLEELDGYLNVPCAEHLADNKTSWYRYKTIRKHHKQIIAAQVDELNLAKARMTIKENIAQEQKLHTSQKTTKIQSTKNQARLSNISDKNPTSIISEPSVQSPKAKTSVIPNVFSSWDDSSDDLEAF, translated from the coding sequence ATGATGGATTTCAAGGATGAATTTGATCCATCTCAACTCACACCACAGCAAACGCCAGCTCAATATATCAAGCTTGATGAGGCCGTCATTCTCCCAAGAGACCTGCAGACATATTCAGAAGATCAGCAAGCCCTCGCAACCAAAAAGCTAATACTGCTTTCACAAATTGAAAGTCGTTTATCTGGTGGTTGGACTGAAAAAAATCTCACTCCGATTCTTAATGAATTGTTTGAAGATGATCATGAAAACTGCCCCAGTTGGCGGACTGTTGCACGCTGGAACAAGGCACTAAAGGATACCCAAGGAAGTGTTTCGTCACTCGCAGAGCAGCATCATCGAAAGGGGAATAGAACCGCCAAGGTAACTGGCGATGAAGTTTTTTTTGAAGAAGCATTGTCTCGTTTTTTAGATTCAAAACGCCCTGATATCGCTAGAGCTTATGAGTTTTACAAAGACAGAATTATTATAGCCAATGAACATATTGTCGAAGGTAAAATTCCCATAATTTCATACACTTCATTTGCCAAACGAATTAAAAAACTTCCACCATATGAACAAGTTTTAGCCAGATTTGGTAAGTCTATAGCCGACCAATGGTTCTCATATTGTGCTTCACACGAGCCACCAACTCGAATCTTACAACGTGTGGAAATAGACCATACTCCACTAGATCTTATTGTAATTGATGACAAGTTAAATATTCCTTTGGGACGACCATATCTAACCCTGATTCTGGACGTGTACAGCGGATGTATACTTGGATTTCATATTAGCTTCAATCCGCCTTCGTATGATTCGACTGCAAAAGCAATTAGTCATGCGATTAAACCAAAGAACTTTACACACCTTGATATCGAACTTCTTAACGATTGGCCATGTTATGGGAAATTCGAAACATTGATAGTCGATAATGGCGCTGAATTCTGGTCAGAAAGTTTAGAGCTCGCATGTAAAGATGCTGGTATCAATATCCAATACAATCCTACTGGGAAGCCATGGTTAAAACCACATGTTGAAAGAATATTTGGTGTTATCAATCAGTACTTCCTTTCCGAAATGCCAGGCAAAACCTTCTCAAATATTCTGAAAAAATATAACTACAACCCAGCAAAACATGCCGCAATTCGATTCTCGACTTTTATTAATGAGTTTCATCGATGGGTAGTTGATGTTTACCACCAACAGCCTGATTCACGTATGACACGCATTCCAATCGTCAAATGGCGAGAAAACTTCGAAATACTGCCCCCCCTGATGATAACTCCAAATAATGAGCAGCGCTTCAATGCTATTATGGGAAAAACAGTCACACGAAAACTAACCAAAAATGGCTTTACTCTAGAAGGACTTAGATACGATAGCACTGCATTGGCTGACTATAGGAAGCAATATCCACAGAGTCAAAAAAGCAGCCAAAAGACAATTAAAATCGACCCAGACGATATTGCAAACATCAAAGTTTTTCTGGAAGAACTCGATGGATATCTGAATGTTCCTTGCGCAGAGCATCTAGCAGACAATAAAACGAGTTGGTATCGATACAAAACAATTCGTAAACACCACAAACAAATCATTGCAGCACAAGTCGATGAACTCAACCTTGCTAAAGCAAGGATGACCATCAAAGAGAATATTGCGCAGGAACAGAAACTCCACACCTCGCAAAAAACAACCAAAATACAGTCTACTAAAAATCAAGCTCGGCTTTCCAATATCAGTGATAAAAATCCTACTAGCATAATTTCAGAGCCATCAGTCCAGTCGCCTAAAGCTAAAACCTCTGTAATACCTAACGTCTTTTCGTCTTGGGATGATAGCAGCGACGACTTAGAGGCGTTTTAA
- a CDS encoding 23S rRNA (adenine(2030)-N(6))-methyltransferase RlmJ: MLSYRHGFHAGNYADVLKHAVLLHTLQLLQKKDKGFVYIDTHAGAGGYSLEDEFSQKTGEYRDGVARLWQAADVPPSLQLYLDNVQHFNGDSDELVQYPGSPALVDMNLRPQDRMVLHELHSTEQEMLADYFGGDKQVQLVNGDGLKGLLAAVPPLERRGVVLVDPSYEIKSDYETVAETLIKAYRKFATGVYLLWYPVVDRERTEAMLQTLKNSGIRRQLRIEQNVRADSNEFGMTGAGMWVINPPWQLDTLAEEMLNYLKPLLGEADGSIQLTWEVGE, from the coding sequence ATGCTCAGTTATCGCCACGGTTTTCATGCAGGCAATTACGCTGACGTGCTCAAGCACGCGGTGCTGTTACACACGCTGCAATTGCTGCAAAAGAAGGACAAAGGCTTTGTCTATATCGATACTCATGCCGGTGCGGGTGGTTACAGCTTAGAGGATGAGTTTTCGCAAAAGACCGGTGAGTACCGCGATGGCGTGGCGCGCTTGTGGCAAGCGGCTGATGTGCCGCCAAGCTTGCAGCTGTATCTGGACAACGTGCAGCACTTTAATGGTGATAGCGACGAGTTAGTGCAGTATCCCGGTTCGCCTGCGCTGGTGGATATGAATCTGCGTCCGCAAGATCGTATGGTGCTGCATGAGTTGCACTCGACGGAACAAGAGATGCTGGCCGACTACTTTGGTGGCGATAAGCAGGTGCAGCTGGTGAATGGCGACGGCCTTAAAGGCTTATTAGCGGCGGTGCCACCGCTGGAGCGCCGCGGCGTGGTGTTGGTTGACCCGAGCTACGAAATCAAAAGCGATTACGAAACAGTGGCGGAAACCCTGATTAAAGCGTATCGCAAGTTTGCCACCGGCGTGTATTTGCTGTGGTATCCGGTGGTGGATCGTGAGCGCACTGAAGCCATGCTGCAAACCCTGAAAAACAGCGGTATTCGCCGTCAGTTACGCATCGAGCAAAATGTACGGGCCGACTCCAATGAATTTGGCATGACCGGCGCGGGCATGTGGGTGATCAATCCTCCTTGGCAGTTGGATACGCTGGCCGAAGAGATGCTCAACTACTTAAAACCCTTGCTGGGTGAAGCCGATGGCAGCATTCAGCTGACATGGGAAGTGGGCGAGTAA